One window of the Salvia splendens isolate huo1 chromosome 1, SspV2, whole genome shotgun sequence genome contains the following:
- the LOC121798568 gene encoding NDR1/HIN1-like protein 1, with translation MSEKCSHHKSKRWKALRKFCACLLVFNFIILLLILIIWSILQPKKPRFLLQDATIFALNVSAANVISTTLQITVLSRNPNSQIGVYYDKLDAFATYHSQQITYYTAIPPVYQGHKDLNIWSPFIYGNDVPVAPFNGLALAQDQSNGAIKLTVKLDGRVKWKVGSFVSGRYHLHVSCPAYIPLGNTKSNGIIVGAGVKYQLSQSCTVSV, from the coding sequence ATGTCGGAGAAGTGCAGCCACCACAAGAGCAAGCGGTGGAAGGCCCTGCGCAAGTTCTGCGCGTGCCTCCTCGTCTTCAACttcatcatcctcctcctcatcctcattATCTGGTCCATCCTCCAGCCAAAAAAACCCCGCTTCCTCCTCCAAGACGCCACCATCTTCGCCCTCAACGTCTCCGCCGCCAACGTCATCTCCACCACCCTCCAGATCACCGTCCTCTCCCGCAACCCCAACTCCCAAATCGGCGTCTACTACGACAAGCTCGACGCCTTCGCCACCTACCACAGCCAGCAGATCACCTACTACACCGCCATCCCCCCTGTCTACCAGGGCCATAAGGACCTCAACATCTGGTCTCCCTTCATCTACGGCAACGACGTCCCTGTCGCCCCCTTCAACGGCCTCGCCCTCGCCCAGGACCAGTCTAACGGCGCCATCAAACTCACCGTTAAACTTGACGGCCGCGTTAAATGGAAGGTCGGATCCTTCGTTTCAGGACGCTACCACCTCCACGTCTCCTGCCCCGCTTATATCCCACTTGGAAATACCAAATCTAACGGCATCATCGTCGGCGCCGGCGTTAAGTATCAGCTCTCCCAGAGCTGTACTGTAAGTGTGTGA